One Halarcobacter ebronensis genomic window carries:
- the def gene encoding peptide deformylase: protein MIREVITYPNKLLRTKSKDVEKFDEELHTLLDDMYETMIAQSGVGLAAIQVAVPLNALVINIPNEEDIQDKAELIEAINPVITHKDGEQVFVEGCLSVPGYNDEVKRAEHIIVEYFNRDGEKQKMECEGFLAVAWQHEMDHLEGHLFIENLSIIKRKKFEKEWKKKLKANK, encoded by the coding sequence ATGATTAGAGAAGTAATAACATATCCAAACAAACTACTTAGAACAAAATCTAAAGATGTGGAGAAGTTCGATGAAGAACTTCACACACTTTTAGATGATATGTATGAAACAATGATTGCTCAAAGTGGAGTAGGACTTGCTGCAATTCAAGTTGCTGTTCCCCTTAATGCTTTGGTTATTAATATTCCTAATGAAGAGGATATTCAAGATAAAGCAGAATTAATTGAAGCAATTAATCCAGTAATTACTCACAAAGATGGAGAACAAGTCTTTGTAGAAGGGTGCTTAAGTGTTCCTGGCTATAATGATGAAGTTAAAAGAGCTGAACATATAATTGTTGAGTATTTTAATAGAGACGGTGAAAAACAGAAAATGGAGTGTGAAGGATTTTTAGCAGTTGCTTGGCAACATGAAATGGATCACTTAGAAGGACACCTATTTATTGAAAATTTGTCAATTATAAAAAGAAAAAAATTTGAAAAAGAGTGGAAAAAGAAGTTAAAAGCAAATAAATAA
- the era gene encoding GTPase Era, translated as MSKCGYVSVVGRPNAGKSSLLNWLVGEKIAMVSHKANATRKRSNIIVMHNDDQIIFVDTPGLHETEKLLNQFMLDEALKAMGDCDLILFLAPITDKLSHYESFLEKKKKDIKHILLLTKIDNVTNNEVLEKMKEYEKYSNEYEAVIPVSIKKQTTHAHILDSVVKLLPEHPYLYDPEILTTEHLRDIFKEFIRESIFENISDEIPYETDVLINKVEEKNDLDVIKATIIVQKGTQKGMIIGKGATALKRIGKDARIKIEKLTGRKCYLELFVSVKKGWTKSKQGLKDLGYDVNL; from the coding sequence ATGAGTAAATGTGGATATGTTTCAGTCGTAGGAAGACCCAATGCAGGTAAAAGTTCACTACTAAATTGGTTGGTTGGTGAAAAAATTGCAATGGTTTCTCATAAAGCAAATGCAACTAGAAAAAGATCAAATATAATTGTAATGCATAATGATGATCAAATAATTTTTGTTGATACACCAGGACTTCATGAAACTGAAAAACTATTAAATCAATTTATGCTTGATGAAGCACTAAAGGCAATGGGTGATTGTGATTTAATTTTATTTTTAGCACCAATTACAGATAAATTAAGTCATTATGAGAGTTTTTTAGAAAAAAAGAAAAAAGATATAAAACATATTCTGCTTTTAACAAAAATTGATAATGTAACAAATAATGAAGTTTTAGAGAAAATGAAAGAGTATGAAAAATATTCTAATGAATATGAAGCTGTAATTCCAGTTTCAATAAAAAAACAGACTACCCATGCACATATACTTGACAGTGTAGTTAAACTTCTTCCAGAACATCCATATTTATATGATCCAGAGATTTTGACAACAGAACACTTAAGAGATATCTTTAAAGAGTTTATTAGAGAGTCTATTTTTGAGAATATCTCTGATGAGATTCCTTATGAAACAGATGTTTTAATAAATAAAGTTGAAGAGAAAAATGATTTGGATGTAATAAAAGCAACAATTATTGTTCAAAAAGGTACTCAAAAAGGGATGATAATAGGAAAAGGTGCAACAGCATTAAAAAGAATAGGAAAAGATGCCAGAATCAAAATAGAGAAACTTACTGGTAGAAAATGCTACTTAGAGCTTTTTGTCTCTGTAAAAAAGGGTTGGACAAAGAGTAAGCAAGGACTTAAAGATTTAGGATATGACGTAAATTTATAA
- a CDS encoding YifB family Mg chelatase-like AAA ATPase yields the protein MKIVKSATLNEIEACEVNVEVTFTKGLPSFTIVGMISTAINESKDRVKSALLTNEFNFPPKKITVNLSPSEIKKSGTHFDLPIALLISLYDEKSVSFKDFHIFGELSLNGEIKDSSAIFPIILSLTKTNKIKNVVVCEESAKKISKIPNINIYKVKNLKDAIEFFKSSDKSRFLYERENFIHNKITINGIDYFYMNEYLEDFNDIKGQQSAKRAAQIAAAGNHNIILVGSPGCGKTMIAKRLPYIMAPMSLEEILEIAKMQALELKEPDFKPIRARRSPHCSSSKVSILGGNSLGEIALANNGLLFFDELPHFSSSILEALREPLQDNRLLVSRANSKVRYETKFLFVGAMNPCPCGMSMSKDNSCRCNELEIKRYKSRLSEPFLDRIDLHVQMSESNMKDEAKQSSKQIHESVIKAFKMQIQRGQKELNGKLSDEEINKFCFVKEEDKEILEKATKNLNLSFRSINNILKVSRTIADLESSEKIQREHLMEALSFRRR from the coding sequence ATGAAAATTGTTAAATCTGCAACCTTAAATGAGATTGAGGCATGTGAAGTTAATGTGGAAGTAACTTTCACAAAAGGACTTCCTAGTTTTACTATTGTGGGGATGATCTCTACTGCAATAAATGAGTCAAAAGACCGTGTTAAATCGGCACTTCTAACAAATGAGTTTAATTTTCCACCCAAAAAAATTACAGTTAATTTATCCCCTAGTGAGATAAAAAAGAGTGGTACCCACTTTGATTTGCCAATTGCTCTTTTAATCTCCTTATATGATGAAAAGAGTGTAAGTTTTAAAGATTTTCATATCTTTGGTGAGCTCTCATTAAATGGGGAGATAAAAGATAGTAGTGCAATTTTTCCTATAATTTTATCTTTAACAAAAACAAATAAGATTAAAAATGTTGTTGTGTGTGAAGAGAGTGCAAAAAAAATTTCAAAGATTCCAAATATAAATATCTATAAAGTAAAAAATTTGAAAGATGCAATAGAGTTCTTTAAAAGTAGTGATAAAAGTAGGTTTTTGTACGAAAGGGAAAATTTTATTCACAATAAAATTACCATAAATGGTATTGATTATTTCTATATGAATGAGTATTTAGAGGATTTTAACGATATAAAAGGTCAGCAAAGTGCAAAAAGAGCAGCTCAAATAGCAGCAGCTGGAAATCACAATATAATTTTAGTTGGAAGTCCTGGTTGTGGAAAAACAATGATAGCCAAAAGGTTACCATATATTATGGCACCTATGAGTTTAGAAGAGATATTGGAAATAGCAAAAATGCAAGCTTTGGAGTTAAAAGAACCAGACTTTAAACCAATAAGGGCAAGACGTTCTCCCCATTGTAGTAGCTCTAAGGTCTCAATCTTAGGTGGAAATAGTTTAGGAGAGATTGCATTAGCAAACAATGGCTTACTATTCTTTGATGAGTTGCCACATTTTAGCTCTTCCATATTAGAAGCTCTAAGGGAACCTTTACAGGATAATAGACTTTTAGTTAGTAGAGCAAATTCAAAGGTAAGGTATGAAACCAAGTTTTTATTTGTGGGAGCCATGAATCCTTGTCCTTGTGGAATGTCAATGTCAAAAGATAATTCTTGCAGATGCAATGAACTTGAGATAAAAAGATATAAAAGTAGATTATCAGAACCTTTTCTTGATAGAATAGATTTGCATGTGCAAATGAGTGAAAGTAATATGAAAGATGAAGCAAAACAGAGTTCTAAGCAGATACATGAAAGTGTTATAAAGGCTTTTAAAATGCAAATACAAAGAGGACAAAAAGAGCTAAATGGTAAATTAAGTGATGAAGAGATTAATAAATTTTGTTTTGTAAAAGAGGAGGACAAAGAGATACTAGAAAAAGCAACAAAAAATTTGAATCTCTCTTTTAGAAGCATAAATAATATTTTAAAAGTTTCAAGAACAATTGCAGATTTGGAAAGTAGTGAAAAAATACAGAGAGAACATTTGATGGAGGCTTTAAGCTTTAGAAGAAGATAA